A section of the Streptomyces sp. NBC_01591 genome encodes:
- a CDS encoding flavoprotein: protein MTKRVLYLIACAAGPTQYIDEGVRQAQARGWDTCLILTPSAATWWEPRMAELEKLTGHPVRSRYKLPWEKDALPNADAMLFAPLSCTSLNKWGGGISDTLALGLISEGVHMGVPALAMPYFNQAQGAQPAVARSIADLRAQGVVFLDGPDGYESHPPKQGNPAGFPWHLALDAVGAIVSPAP from the coding sequence ATGACGAAGCGAGTTCTCTATCTCATCGCCTGCGCGGCCGGCCCGACCCAGTACATCGACGAGGGGGTTCGCCAAGCCCAGGCCCGCGGCTGGGACACCTGCCTGATCCTGACGCCGTCCGCTGCGACCTGGTGGGAGCCGCGCATGGCCGAACTGGAGAAGCTGACCGGGCACCCGGTGCGGTCTCGGTACAAGCTCCCCTGGGAGAAAGACGCACTGCCCAACGCTGACGCGATGCTGTTCGCGCCGCTCAGCTGCACCAGCCTGAACAAGTGGGGCGGCGGCATCTCGGACACGCTCGCGCTCGGGCTCATCTCCGAGGGCGTACACATGGGCGTGCCCGCACTGGCCATGCCCTACTTCAATCAGGCTCAGGGCGCTCAGCCGGCCGTGGCCCGCAGCATCGCGGATCTGCGAGCGCAGGGTGTGGTCTTCCTCGACGGACCAGACGGGTACGAGTCCCATCCTCCGAAGCAGGGAAACCCGGCGGGTTTCCCTTGGCACCTCGCCCTCGACGCGGTCGGCGCCATTGTCAGTCCTGCCCCGTAG
- a CDS encoding IS4 family transposase yields the protein MPRSGWVKPSSDVRLSDLVSVGLLTRVFPADVVDAVIEEAGRTERRHRSLPARVMAYFSMGMALYSDGSYEDVFAQLTDGLSWASGWSESFPPPSKSAIFQARARLGFEPVRDLFARVARPLAGPDTPGSWLAGRRLVAIDGTCLDVADTAANAEFFGRPASSRGERSAFPQARLVALAECGTHAVFDAVTGPCSVSEIELSRQLVGRLEPGQLVLADRGFYGFRLWQQSAATGADLLWRVKTNLRPRYLETLADGSWLARIVPTSGPNRATTDPLTVRVIDYTVDDGRDNPEEYRLLTTILDPAEAGAEDLAAAYVQRWEIETTFDELKTHQRGPRAVLRSKAPELVQQEIWGHLCCHYAIRTLMADTAAHAGHDPDRVSFVKALRIARRSVAQSAFPPSEH from the coding sequence ATGCCGCGTTCTGGTTGGGTGAAGCCGTCTTCTGATGTCCGGTTGTCGGATTTGGTGTCTGTGGGGTTGCTGACGCGGGTGTTTCCCGCGGACGTGGTTGACGCGGTGATCGAGGAGGCGGGGCGTACTGAGCGGCGTCACCGGTCGTTGCCTGCCCGGGTGATGGCGTACTTCTCGATGGGGATGGCGTTGTATTCGGATGGTTCCTACGAGGATGTGTTCGCGCAGCTCACGGACGGGCTGTCGTGGGCGTCGGGGTGGTCGGAGTCGTTTCCGCCGCCCTCGAAGTCGGCGATCTTCCAGGCCAGGGCTCGTCTGGGGTTCGAGCCAGTGCGGGATCTCTTCGCCCGTGTCGCGCGTCCGCTGGCGGGGCCGGACACGCCGGGGTCGTGGCTGGCCGGGCGTCGCCTGGTGGCGATCGACGGGACGTGCCTGGACGTGGCGGACACGGCGGCCAACGCGGAGTTCTTCGGGCGGCCCGCTTCCAGCAGGGGGGAGCGGTCCGCGTTTCCGCAGGCCCGCCTGGTGGCATTGGCGGAATGCGGTACTCATGCGGTCTTCGACGCTGTCACCGGCCCGTGCAGTGTGTCGGAGATCGAGTTGTCCCGGCAGCTCGTCGGGCGACTTGAGCCGGGCCAGCTGGTCCTGGCCGACCGGGGCTTTTACGGGTTCCGCCTCTGGCAGCAGTCCGCAGCCACGGGCGCGGATCTGCTCTGGCGAGTGAAGACGAACCTGAGGCCCCGGTATCTGGAAACCCTGGCCGACGGGTCGTGGCTGGCCAGGATCGTCCCGACGTCGGGCCCGAACCGGGCCACGACGGATCCACTCACGGTCAGAGTGATCGACTACACGGTCGATGACGGCCGGGACAACCCCGAGGAATACCGTCTGCTGACCACGATCCTCGACCCGGCCGAGGCCGGCGCCGAGGACCTCGCAGCCGCCTACGTCCAACGGTGGGAAATCGAGACCACCTTCGACGAACTGAAAACCCACCAGCGCGGGCCCCGCGCGGTACTGCGCTCGAAAGCCCCCGAGCTCGTCCAGCAAGAAATCTGGGGACACCTGTGCTGCCACTACGCCATCCGCACCCTGATGGCCGACACCGCCGCACACGCCGGCCACGACCCCGACAGAGTCTCCTTCGTCAAAGCCCTCCGCATCGCTCGCCGTTCAGTCGCGCAGAGCGCATTTCCCCCCTCCGAGCACTGA
- a CDS encoding recombinase family protein: MDLIGYGRVSTDEQNTRRQRLDLEDAGCIRIFEEKISGRISHDKRPELSKALDWMREGDMLCVQEVDRLGRNLLDGLLLMGHLGQQGIPLRVLKGIGAGDHYPEEHAKHDPQADMMLKLAMLLAEERRKDISRKTKNGLDAARRSGKQLGRKQVMTETLTIQAVALRDKGFTIRQIQPHLRIAEGKSKGKNPSVGAISQALRAYDAEHTTTDEHAVDA; this comes from the coding sequence ATGGACCTCATCGGATACGGCCGCGTCAGTACCGACGAACAGAACACGCGACGACAGCGGCTCGACCTCGAAGACGCCGGATGCATCCGCATCTTCGAGGAGAAGATCAGCGGCAGGATCAGCCACGACAAGCGCCCCGAACTCTCCAAGGCCCTGGACTGGATGCGCGAGGGCGACATGCTCTGCGTGCAGGAAGTCGACCGCCTCGGCCGCAACCTCCTCGACGGCCTGCTCCTAATGGGGCACCTCGGCCAACAGGGCATCCCGCTGCGCGTCCTCAAGGGCATCGGCGCCGGCGACCACTACCCCGAGGAGCATGCGAAGCACGACCCGCAGGCAGACATGATGCTCAAGCTGGCCATGCTGCTCGCAGAGGAGCGCCGCAAGGACATCAGCCGTAAGACGAAGAACGGCCTCGACGCTGCTCGAAGGTCGGGTAAGCAGCTCGGCCGCAAGCAGGTGATGACGGAGACCCTCACGATCCAGGCCGTAGCCCTCCGCGACAAGGGCTTCACCATCCGGCAGATCCAACCGCACCTGCGGATCGCCGAGGGGAAGAGCAAGGGCAAGAACCCCAGCGTCGGCGCAATCTCCCAGGCCCTCCGCGCCTACGACGCTGAGCACACCACCACCGATGAGCACGCAGTGGACGCATGA
- a CDS encoding collagen-like protein, with amino-acid sequence MRRHKSAGAERRRTDLVFTLAAAVALAGFAFLVVTMQGLSHDLRTANEARDALAQQVERLGESPVAGPPGSRGQPGASVVGPPGPQGDQGAPGPIGPTGPVGPSGSPGIDGKDGASVVGSPGPTGAPGTDGQSVVGPAGPKGDTGPTGPPGTDGKNGTDGRDGKSGQTCPDGYSLQVPPDDPDALVCRRTGAATPTPDQSRSLLGLGALAATSMYRRLNG; translated from the coding sequence ATGAGGCGACACAAGAGCGCGGGCGCCGAACGGCGCCGCACCGACCTCGTGTTCACCCTCGCCGCTGCGGTGGCCTTGGCAGGGTTCGCGTTCCTCGTTGTGACGATGCAGGGGCTCTCTCACGACCTCCGCACCGCGAACGAGGCGAGGGATGCGCTCGCGCAGCAGGTGGAGCGGCTGGGGGAGTCTCCGGTGGCGGGCCCACCCGGTAGCCGCGGCCAACCCGGCGCATCCGTCGTCGGCCCACCCGGACCGCAGGGCGATCAGGGCGCTCCTGGCCCGATCGGCCCGACGGGACCTGTTGGCCCGAGCGGTAGCCCCGGCATCGACGGCAAAGACGGCGCATCCGTCGTCGGCTCGCCAGGCCCCACGGGCGCCCCGGGTACGGACGGGCAATCCGTCGTGGGGCCGGCCGGTCCGAAGGGCGACACCGGTCCTACTGGCCCGCCGGGCACCGACGGCAAGAACGGCACGGACGGGCGCGACGGCAAGTCCGGGCAGACCTGCCCGGACGGCTACAGTCTCCAGGTGCCGCCGGATGATCCGGATGCCCTGGTGTGCCGCCGTACTGGCGCCGCCACTCCGACGCCGGACCAGTCCCGCAGCCTCCTCGGCCTCGGCGCTCTGGCGGCAACCTCGATGTACAGGAGACTCAATGGCTGA
- a CDS encoding glycerophosphodiester phosphodiesterase: MTLYTYGGSPAEVLTDPAGNVVPDYPVVVRVAGTGAVITALYESDGVTPIGQLRSNAADSTAPGAIRQWMCEWPQIEYEYLATGGRTVRWYMTGREVATEALQAATAAGQLATSAAGDAAAALAAAGNASATAATASSAAAAAETAAEQAQTDAAAAIAAVQSRLGEAATVDNLPAVVFDAHRGGAGESPENSVDALRAARAYSQILDVDARLLADGTLVSMHDATIDRVTNKSGTAAQITAAQLAAARLDPSTWFAAGYPDLPIPTVEDLLNEFGGRYVLTIEAKDAASVPKLAAMIKARRLERSVLINSNTPSVMATIKSSGCLAHLWRSASQMASDNPTTIKASGADLLDLDIAGTDAQITAAIAQNYPLGVYAHTLARRVQRDRALALGCRGIIADYPAYVSGAVPRRTASTFGMGTWGPGYVPSAAARPVLDAQGRIPLPPPASADPADAQVLLAGEVSPAPATTTVDVKFSVPTSGSAGWSLLSLHLGADVDATILSSSDIRHNGYTVQVSNNRSLRIYRDDKAVGTSTQLANTTAGADLAAGTVYTLRCVITATQITLSVPEVSGLTTTVTDSTHRVPWSVFVGRNYNAAATGLINIASISAT, from the coding sequence ATGACCCTGTACACCTACGGCGGCAGCCCCGCCGAAGTCCTGACCGACCCTGCCGGAAACGTGGTCCCCGACTACCCCGTCGTCGTCCGGGTCGCCGGGACTGGCGCGGTGATTACCGCGCTGTACGAGTCGGACGGTGTGACCCCGATCGGGCAACTCCGCTCCAACGCAGCTGATTCGACCGCGCCGGGTGCGATACGGCAGTGGATGTGCGAGTGGCCGCAGATCGAATACGAGTACCTTGCTACCGGCGGCCGCACGGTGCGGTGGTACATGACCGGCCGGGAGGTGGCCACCGAGGCGCTGCAGGCGGCGACGGCCGCCGGACAACTGGCGACCAGCGCGGCAGGCGACGCTGCAGCAGCCCTGGCCGCAGCGGGCAACGCGTCCGCGACAGCCGCGACAGCGAGCAGCGCGGCAGCGGCCGCAGAGACCGCGGCCGAGCAGGCACAGACCGACGCGGCCGCAGCCATCGCCGCCGTACAGTCCCGGCTCGGCGAAGCCGCCACCGTCGATAACCTGCCGGCCGTTGTCTTCGACGCCCACCGAGGCGGCGCCGGAGAATCCCCGGAGAACAGCGTGGATGCGCTGCGCGCGGCACGGGCGTACTCGCAGATTCTCGACGTCGACGCCCGGCTCCTGGCCGACGGCACGCTCGTCTCGATGCACGACGCGACCATCGACCGCGTGACCAACAAGTCCGGCACCGCCGCACAGATCACGGCCGCGCAGTTGGCCGCCGCACGCCTGGACCCGAGCACGTGGTTCGCAGCCGGATACCCCGACTTGCCGATCCCGACCGTCGAAGACCTGCTGAACGAGTTCGGCGGCCGGTACGTGCTGACGATCGAGGCGAAGGATGCCGCGTCCGTCCCGAAACTGGCTGCCATGATCAAGGCCCGTCGGCTTGAGCGCTCGGTGCTGATCAACAGCAACACGCCCTCGGTGATGGCCACGATCAAAAGCAGCGGGTGCCTCGCACACCTGTGGCGGTCTGCCTCGCAGATGGCGAGCGACAACCCGACCACAATCAAGGCCAGCGGCGCGGACCTCCTGGACCTCGACATCGCGGGCACGGACGCACAGATCACCGCCGCGATCGCCCAGAACTACCCGCTCGGCGTCTACGCACACACCCTCGCCCGCCGCGTCCAGCGAGACCGGGCCCTGGCGCTCGGGTGCCGCGGCATCATCGCGGACTACCCCGCCTACGTCAGCGGGGCCGTTCCGCGCCGCACCGCCAGCACGTTCGGTATGGGGACCTGGGGCCCCGGCTACGTTCCCTCGGCCGCGGCCCGCCCGGTCCTGGACGCGCAGGGCCGGATCCCTCTCCCGCCGCCAGCCTCCGCCGACCCGGCCGACGCGCAGGTTCTCCTCGCTGGGGAAGTCTCGCCAGCGCCCGCCACCACGACGGTGGACGTGAAGTTCAGCGTCCCGACCTCTGGTTCCGCTGGCTGGTCGCTGCTCTCGCTGCACCTGGGCGCCGACGTCGACGCCACGATCCTGTCCAGCTCGGACATCCGCCACAACGGCTACACCGTCCAGGTCTCCAACAACCGCAGCCTGCGGATCTACCGGGACGACAAGGCGGTCGGCACATCCACCCAGCTGGCCAACACGACGGCCGGGGCCGACCTCGCGGCGGGCACCGTCTACACCCTGCGGTGCGTGATCACGGCCACGCAGATCACGCTGTCCGTCCCCGAGGTGTCCGGACTGACCACCACAGTCACGGATTCCACCCACCGAGTGCCGTGGTCGGTGTTCGTCGGGCGCAATTACAACGCGGCCGCCACCGGTTTGATCAACATCGCGAGCATCAGCGCCACTTGA
- a CDS encoding phage tail protein: MLSISAAALAALPGACGRPYRAEWTVDGGQTWQPCGLVAGSAQVQASRTQAVRYSASATLTDVPLGRDGINPVSTNVRLWQGITPARTNTVWIPAGRYTVNRPKKTKTGIQVELDGLEEEIQAAHFPVPRTIGPDSARSLVDLLAGEALPGVPVAWRTGVDPDSTVPQIVADEDRWAVLSGGTDTTGAATGIAAALAAELWVDARGIVTVGPVPTLADPVVWRVSRGAGGALVEPQPEQTAEGLANVWSVSGDAGDGAPAVGPVHAWDDDEGSLTYAGPDPVDDPLAPQRLGLTWVRVRSQRYSSSLITSAGQAEEVARARLADSLGVQNTLSLTAACNPALECGDVIEVETGVGVWERHLVDSLSYTLGAASMSCTTRTTPRRIT; the protein is encoded by the coding sequence ATGCTGTCCATCTCCGCTGCGGCGCTGGCCGCCTTGCCAGGGGCATGCGGGCGCCCGTACCGGGCCGAGTGGACGGTAGACGGCGGGCAGACATGGCAGCCGTGCGGGCTCGTCGCCGGGTCCGCCCAGGTCCAGGCGTCCCGCACCCAGGCCGTCCGGTACTCCGCATCAGCCACCCTCACCGATGTGCCGCTCGGCCGCGACGGCATCAACCCCGTCTCGACGAACGTGCGCCTGTGGCAAGGCATCACACCTGCCCGCACCAACACGGTATGGATCCCCGCCGGTCGGTACACCGTGAACCGGCCGAAGAAGACCAAGACCGGGATTCAGGTAGAGCTCGACGGCCTGGAAGAGGAGATCCAGGCCGCCCACTTCCCTGTGCCGCGCACGATCGGCCCGGACTCGGCGCGATCCCTGGTGGACTTGCTGGCCGGTGAAGCACTGCCGGGCGTCCCTGTCGCGTGGCGGACGGGAGTCGACCCGGACAGCACGGTGCCGCAGATCGTCGCGGACGAGGACCGGTGGGCGGTCCTGTCCGGCGGCACGGACACCACCGGGGCCGCGACCGGGATCGCCGCAGCTCTCGCCGCCGAACTGTGGGTCGACGCACGGGGCATCGTCACCGTGGGCCCGGTGCCCACCCTGGCCGACCCGGTGGTGTGGCGGGTCTCCCGCGGTGCCGGTGGTGCCCTGGTCGAACCGCAGCCGGAGCAGACTGCGGAAGGGCTGGCCAACGTGTGGTCGGTGTCCGGCGATGCGGGCGACGGCGCTCCGGCAGTCGGACCGGTCCACGCATGGGACGACGACGAGGGCAGCCTCACATATGCCGGCCCCGACCCGGTCGACGACCCGCTCGCCCCACAGCGCCTCGGCCTGACATGGGTACGGGTCCGCTCCCAGCGGTACTCCTCGTCGCTGATCACTTCGGCCGGCCAGGCCGAAGAGGTGGCCCGAGCCCGGCTCGCCGACAGCCTCGGAGTGCAGAACACGCTGTCGCTGACTGCAGCGTGCAATCCGGCACTTGAGTGCGGCGACGTGATCGAAGTGGAGACCGGCGTGGGGGTGTGGGAGCGGCACCTAGTCGACTCGCTGTCGTACACGCTGGGCGCCGCTTCCATGTCCTGCACGACCCGGACGACGCCGAGGAGGATCACGTGA
- a CDS encoding peptidoglycan recognition protein family protein: MANPLSAAAVLAALRAEGVRVVEVGNWRTHNRNSKGPWGPVNGSIVHHTVAKGTAATVRIARDGYADLPGPLCHGMIAKDGRVHLVGWGRTNHAGGGDPKVLEQVTAESYGARPTPPTRGNSNGIDGNARYYGWECENLGDGKDPWPKAQYDAIVRVQAALCRAHGWSAKSVIGHLEWSSDKVDPRGFSMSQLRADVAERLKHPASWPPGQTTPTPPKETPMSTTDDRVKALHSNLISIGEIGTTAKGTSSGREEHAAGYFLAHILDEVRQLRADVATLKKES, translated from the coding sequence ATGGCCAACCCCCTGTCCGCCGCTGCTGTCCTTGCCGCCCTCCGCGCGGAGGGCGTGCGGGTCGTCGAGGTCGGCAACTGGCGCACCCACAACCGCAATTCGAAGGGCCCGTGGGGACCGGTCAACGGCAGCATCGTGCACCACACCGTGGCCAAGGGGACCGCGGCTACGGTGCGGATCGCCCGCGATGGCTACGCCGACCTGCCCGGCCCGCTGTGCCACGGAATGATCGCGAAGGACGGCCGGGTACACCTGGTCGGCTGGGGCCGGACCAACCACGCCGGGGGCGGCGACCCCAAGGTGTTGGAACAGGTCACCGCCGAGTCCTACGGTGCTCGACCGACTCCGCCGACCCGCGGCAACAGCAACGGGATCGACGGCAACGCGCGCTACTACGGTTGGGAGTGCGAGAACCTAGGCGACGGCAAGGACCCCTGGCCCAAGGCGCAGTACGACGCGATCGTGCGTGTGCAGGCCGCCCTGTGCCGGGCGCACGGTTGGTCGGCGAAGTCCGTGATCGGCCACCTGGAGTGGTCGAGCGACAAGGTCGACCCCCGCGGCTTCAGCATGTCGCAGCTGCGCGCCGACGTCGCCGAGCGCCTCAAGCATCCCGCGTCATGGCCGCCCGGTCAGACCACCCCTACACCTCCGAAGGAGACGCCCATGTCCACAACGGACGACCGCGTGAAGGCCCTGCATAGCAACTTGATCTCCATAGGAGAGATCGGCACCACGGCGAAGGGCACCAGTTCGGGCCGCGAGGAGCACGCCGCCGGGTACTTCCTCGCCCACATCCTCGACGAGGTGCGCCAGCTGCGCGCCGACGTCGCCACACTGAAGAAGGAGTCCTGA
- a CDS encoding phage tail tape measure protein produces MGYATLQIIPSVRGIGNELRRQLVGPAGGAGDDAGQAAGGGFADAFKGTPAAIGVTEIASKIGEQFTEAFTSALEQGSVTKTLANQLGSSGATASKQGAAVGRLFARGVTENFEQGAEAIRAVVSGGLVPPDSTVKQLDVIGTKMTDVANSFGTDMTLQSQAVSALLKNKLAPDATTALDLITVGFQKLGPNAEDLLDTLQEYPVQLRKLGLDAQTSLGLFQQGLQGGARNTDIIADAFKEFSIRAIDMSTTSQDAYKMLGLSASDMSAQIAKGGDSASAGLQTVLDRLRGITDPVKQNAAAVGLFGTQAEDLGSALFALDPSKASAALGDVTGAADKLGETFRSGPGYEIKIFTRAVKQGLVDFIGGQVLPILSEWGTIGWFREWGIWLLPLAVLIGGVTLALSAQAITTGITIGVTTAYSLASRGIAAVTRGWAAAQALLNGVMALNPFVLIAIAVVALGVALVIAYKKSETFRNIVTGAWEGIKTAAAAAWTGFIKPAADGFMTGLRAIGDAASWLWNTVLSPVFGFIGTAAKVLFTAVVVVMLLPIIAAFKLLAAVGSWLWETVLSPVFGWIGDKAVWLWESALKPAFGSIVTQIRTLGAIASWLWKNIFQPVLGWIADKAVWLWQEKIKPVWDLFKIGIGLLEVRGAGGHGAVMAMRKWAAAGGSGDSPGFAKGGGLFDWVSGSRRRTGTSRRSSTSRGRGWCCRTTATPRPPLRMYLRCGRSASCARTRAAPHPSPCGPPTRNGRSAASEPPMTTRRRSASRSSTPPPRSTRTGPPARHPRSPSPRPHQSRGPTMCGSRAWTSQDCRRWSRSDRGQT; encoded by the coding sequence GTGGGCTACGCAACTCTGCAGATCATCCCCTCGGTACGCGGCATCGGGAACGAGCTGCGCCGCCAGCTGGTCGGCCCGGCCGGCGGCGCCGGAGACGACGCCGGGCAGGCTGCGGGCGGCGGATTCGCAGATGCGTTCAAGGGCACCCCGGCCGCGATCGGCGTCACCGAGATCGCCTCGAAGATCGGGGAGCAGTTCACCGAGGCGTTCACGTCCGCGCTCGAACAGGGCAGTGTCACCAAGACCCTTGCCAACCAGCTCGGCTCGTCTGGTGCCACTGCGTCCAAGCAGGGAGCCGCCGTCGGCCGGCTGTTCGCCCGCGGGGTCACCGAGAACTTCGAGCAGGGCGCCGAAGCGATCCGGGCAGTCGTGTCCGGCGGCCTGGTCCCGCCCGACTCAACGGTCAAGCAGCTGGACGTCATCGGCACGAAGATGACCGATGTCGCCAACAGCTTCGGCACGGACATGACTCTGCAGTCGCAGGCCGTGTCCGCACTGCTGAAGAACAAGCTGGCCCCGGACGCCACCACGGCCCTGGATCTGATCACCGTCGGGTTCCAGAAGCTCGGCCCGAACGCCGAAGACCTCCTGGACACGCTCCAGGAGTACCCGGTACAGCTGCGGAAGCTGGGCCTGGACGCACAGACATCCCTGGGCCTGTTCCAGCAGGGCCTTCAGGGCGGCGCCCGCAACACAGACATCATCGCGGACGCGTTCAAAGAGTTCAGCATCCGCGCGATCGACATGTCCACCACGTCGCAGGACGCCTACAAGATGCTGGGCCTGTCGGCGTCGGACATGTCCGCGCAGATCGCGAAGGGCGGCGACAGCGCATCGGCCGGCCTCCAGACGGTCCTGGACCGGCTGCGCGGCATCACGGACCCGGTGAAGCAGAACGCCGCCGCAGTCGGACTGTTCGGAACTCAAGCCGAAGACCTCGGATCGGCCCTCTTCGCGCTGGACCCCTCGAAGGCCAGCGCAGCACTCGGCGACGTCACCGGCGCGGCCGACAAGCTCGGCGAAACGTTCCGGTCCGGGCCCGGGTATGAGATCAAGATCTTCACCCGGGCCGTGAAGCAGGGCCTGGTCGACTTCATCGGCGGTCAGGTCCTGCCGATCCTCAGCGAGTGGGGCACGATCGGCTGGTTCCGCGAGTGGGGCATCTGGCTCCTCCCGCTGGCCGTGCTGATCGGCGGGGTGACCCTGGCCCTGTCCGCGCAGGCCATCACTACCGGCATCACGATCGGCGTCACGACGGCGTACTCCCTCGCAAGCCGGGGCATCGCCGCGGTGACGCGGGGCTGGGCAGCCGCTCAGGCTCTCCTCAACGGAGTCATGGCGCTCAACCCGTTCGTCCTGATCGCAATCGCCGTGGTCGCCCTGGGCGTCGCCCTCGTCATCGCCTACAAGAAGAGCGAAACGTTCCGGAACATCGTCACCGGGGCATGGGAGGGCATCAAGACGGCGGCCGCCGCAGCATGGACCGGGTTCATCAAGCCCGCAGCCGACGGATTCATGACCGGTCTGAGGGCCATCGGTGACGCCGCATCGTGGCTCTGGAACACGGTCTTGAGCCCGGTGTTCGGGTTCATCGGCACCGCCGCGAAGGTCCTCTTCACCGCGGTCGTCGTCGTCATGCTCCTGCCGATCATCGCGGCGTTCAAACTCCTCGCCGCGGTCGGATCCTGGCTCTGGGAAACGGTCTTGTCCCCGGTGTTCGGATGGATCGGTGACAAAGCGGTCTGGTTGTGGGAGTCCGCGCTCAAGCCTGCTTTCGGCTCGATCGTCACGCAGATCCGCACCCTGGGCGCTATCGCGTCCTGGCTGTGGAAGAACATCTTCCAGCCGGTTCTCGGCTGGATCGCGGACAAGGCAGTCTGGCTGTGGCAGGAGAAGATCAAGCCGGTCTGGGACCTGTTCAAGATCGGTATCGGTCTCCTCGAGGTGCGTGGCGCGGGCGGTCACGGTGCCGTGATGGCCATGCGGAAGTGGGCCGCGGCTGGCGGCTCTGGTGATTCCCCGGGGTTCGCGAAGGGGGGCGGGCTCTTCGACTGGGTTAGCGGGTCACGTCGCCGGACGGGTACCTCGCGGCGATCGTCGACGAGCCGTGGGCGGGGGTGGTGCTGTCGTACAACGGCAACACCCCGCCCGCCCTTGCGGATGTATCTGCGGTGCGGAAGGTCCGCATCGTGCGCCAGGACCCGGGCGGCGCCGCACCCGTCCCCGTGCGGTCCGCCGACCCGGAATGGGCGATCGGCGGCATCGGAACCGCCTATGACCACGAGGCGCCGCTCGGCGTCGCGGTCGTCTACACCGCCACCCCGATCTACGAGGACGGGTCCACCGGCCCGGCATCCTCGCTCGCCGTCACCACGCCCGCACCAAAGTCGTGGTCCCACGATGTGTGGATCAAGAGCCTGGACGAGCCAGGACTGTCGGCGCTGGTCACGGTCAGATCGTGGCCAGACCTGA
- a CDS encoding DNA-binding protein: MLVRAADVLRIPLEQLLMDGPPEPPSATMPPVEALAVIDVLYRNDDEDGDPPPLAELRRRLNYCCEAFQACHYGALGRDLPALIVRSRQSAARAGAEASEAHALLSRVLQLTASFLHKYGPATAVQAAVVADRALAAAERSGDAVAIGAASRRVAKSLTYQQQPRAAVDFAIGAARRLSTELEASGPLGLSTLGMLYLNAAIAAASLDRSTAAVRQASEHVDQAAEVADQQGDDLDEDYTMFGPTNVGLHRVDVLTRFEDGWSAIEAADGLEGEALHGLSKERQAQHLITMARAQLLTRRKETAADSLIEAARLAPEEVIGRQSTVDLVADVVGATPVPGGDLRRLAARCGLPA; encoded by the coding sequence GTGCTGGTGCGCGCGGCCGACGTCCTGCGCATCCCCCTGGAGCAGCTACTGATGGACGGGCCCCCTGAGCCGCCCTCGGCGACCATGCCGCCTGTCGAGGCGCTGGCCGTCATCGATGTCCTGTACCGCAACGACGACGAGGACGGGGATCCCCCGCCGCTCGCGGAGCTGCGTCGACGACTCAATTACTGCTGCGAAGCGTTCCAGGCCTGCCACTACGGGGCGCTCGGCCGGGACTTGCCCGCACTGATCGTCAGGTCCAGGCAGTCCGCCGCGCGGGCCGGCGCCGAGGCCAGCGAGGCTCACGCCCTGCTATCGCGCGTTCTGCAGCTCACCGCGTCTTTCCTTCACAAGTACGGCCCGGCAACAGCCGTTCAGGCTGCGGTGGTTGCCGACCGAGCCCTGGCTGCGGCCGAACGCTCCGGCGATGCGGTCGCGATCGGGGCGGCATCGAGACGGGTAGCGAAGTCGCTCACGTACCAGCAGCAGCCACGCGCGGCCGTGGACTTCGCCATAGGGGCAGCGCGGCGCCTGTCCACGGAGCTGGAGGCAAGCGGACCGCTGGGGCTGTCGACCCTCGGCATGCTGTACCTGAACGCGGCGATCGCAGCCGCATCCCTGGACCGGTCGACGGCCGCGGTTCGGCAAGCCAGCGAACACGTTGACCAGGCTGCCGAGGTGGCTGACCAGCAGGGCGACGACCTCGACGAGGACTACACGATGTTCGGGCCGACGAACGTCGGGCTGCACCGGGTAGACGTGCTGACCAGGTTCGAGGACGGGTGGTCAGCGATCGAAGCCGCGGACGGGCTCGAGGGCGAAGCACTGCATGGGCTGTCGAAGGAGCGGCAGGCGCAGCACCTCATCACGATGGCACGCGCTCAGCTCTTGACACGGCGCAAGGAGACTGCGGCGGACTCGCTGATCGAGGCGGCGCGGCTGGCCCCGGAAGAGGTCATCGGCCGACAGTCCACGGTCGACCTGGTGGCCGACGTGGTCGGGGCGACCCCGGTTCCCGGCGGGGACTTGCGTCGCCTGGCCGCGCGATGTGGACTCCCGGCATGA
- a CDS encoding holin: MAAPVETKVKAASAGAFLAGLAVAVLNAITADSSLLGPLPSWGQAPLLALVPAALTWLAGYQARHTVRDHVDPTSA; encoded by the coding sequence ATGGCTGCACCCGTCGAAACGAAGGTGAAGGCCGCGAGCGCGGGGGCGTTCCTCGCCGGTCTCGCCGTCGCTGTGCTGAACGCGATCACCGCAGATTCCAGCCTGCTCGGCCCGCTCCCGTCGTGGGGCCAGGCGCCGCTGCTCGCGCTCGTCCCGGCCGCCCTCACGTGGCTTGCCGGGTACCAGGCGAGACACACCGTCCGTGACCACGTCGACCCGACCAGCGCCTGA